CTCTTTTAGTCACTTGCCAAAGCCCTGTGATGCCAGCAGGAGCCAAAAATCTTTGTGACCATTCATCTTTTGTCAATTGTTCAGCTTCATATACTGGAAGCGGACGATTCCCAACGATAGACATGTCACCAAACAATACATTCAGGAGTTGCGGCAATTCATCTAAACTCGTTTTGCGGATAAGTCGCCCTATGCGGGTAACTCTTGGATCATTCTTCAGTTTTACAAATGTATTCTCATTCGCATCACCGCTTTCACCATACTGATTCAGATGTGATAATTTTTGCAACTCTTTGTCTGCTCCCTCTCGCATTGACCTAAACTTGTAAAAGTCAAATACTTTGTAGCCGCTACCAATTCGCTTTGAAGAATAAAACACCTTTCCTTTTCCTTTCGACTCCAATTTGATAAGCATAGCAATAAGCAACAATACAGGACTCAATGCTATCAATGCAGTAACTGCAAATAGGATATCAAAAGCACGCTTTGAAGTAGGAGTTTGTTCTTCATACCCTTTATCTTCTGTCAAATTCAGCTTGGAACGTTCTGCTTTAAACATGTTCAAAAACTGAATCCGATTTTTGAGGTCTTCCCAATTGAAAGGAGCAGCATAAAAATCATCAATACCTCTCTTCAATGCACTCATAGAATCCATGCTTGCAGGTTTATCTGATACCAACAAGAAAGGAATCAAGCTTAATTGTTTGTTGTTCTGAATATTAGACAACAACAAATAATCATCTTCCTCCAAAAAATTCAAATCACAAATAATCGCACAAGGTTGTTTATAATTTCTGTTAGTGTAATTTTCTAACCATGTATATGCTTTAAAAGAGTTGTTAATATTAGTGATTTGGTATTCGGACTTATCCATAGATTCTGTCATTCCTAAAAAAGTCTGCGGATTGTTGATTCCAACAAACAAGATATCTTCCGCCTCACTCTCCACTCTTGGATTAACCACACCTTTTTTGGCTGCTTTTCGATAAATAATATTCAAATTACTCATAGTGTAATGGTTTTAAAAGGGTCAAAACATTTTCGATTTTCTCAAACAACTCGTTTGGTTTGAAAGGTTTGCGTACAAAATCATTTGTACCCAGTTCGTAAAGTCTTCTCATCATTTTTTCCCGTTCAATTCCCGATACAACTATCACAGGAATATCTCTATAGAATCCGCTAGTGCGGATATTCTGCAAAAATTCAGGGCCATTCAAGCGGGGCATATTTACATCTAGTAAAATCACATCAGGAATGTTTCCTTTACCTAACCATGCCATAGCTTCTAATCCATTGTTTTGTGTAGCAATGTCATATTTTTGACTTAGCAGACACCCCAAAAGCATACGGGTACTTTGATCATCGTCTATGATGAGCACCTGTTTTTTATTTTTCATCACTCGTAGTATTTAAAATAAAAAATAGTATAAACTACTAATTGAAAGGGTGTTCTGTATTGGATATTTGGGTGGGATACATCATTGAAAATACTACATACAAAAAGTACTGAGTAAGGTGTGAATTATTTATTGAATGGAAAATATTCACTTCAATCCTTAAGCTATTCTTCTATTTGGAAAGTTCCAATGATTCATACAATCGATGATGCTTACTGCAAAAACTTTTCCAAATTTTCGATTTTTACATTTTTATTACATTTTTTTTGAAACTTATTTCAAATAATGCCGTAGCCTCAATTGAATTGCAAAATACTACTTTCATGACAATTTAATGACATTTGAAATAAAATCTACTTCAATCTTGCCTACACCTATTCCATTTTGTGTGAAAATTTTGAAGCATAAAAGCCAAATTGTCAATAGCATAAATGATTAGAAAGGAAAATACATTTTTGGACTAAGTAGCGTCAAAGGTGAGCAATTATCATTCAATTACTGGCATTAAAAAATGCCCTTATATATGAATTTACATAAATTGAGTGTCCAATAAATTAAACACAATGTATAGATAAGAAAAATAAAAAAGATGGTGTATTCGATTTCGGAAGTTTGCAGCCTCATAAATGACCCAATCCGAAAGTAAAACTTCTGAAGTTTTGCTGCTGCTCCACATCAAAAGTTGGAGAATCTATAACAAATGCCTCTCGGCATGGTAAGATGACCGAACCAATGGCCCACTTTCTACATATCGAAGCCCCATTCTCAAACCAGCTTCTTTGTATTTCGCAAAAATATCGGGATGCACAAATTCGGCAACTTCCAAATGATGTTTGGTCGGTTGTAGGTATTGACCAATCGTGACCACATCACAGCCATGATTTTTCAAGTCTTCTAATATTTGATACACTTCTTCTTCTTTTTCACCCAATCCCAACATAAAACCCGATTTGGTTCTCAACCCAAAATCCTTTGTCCGTTGGATTTGCTCCAAACTCCGCTGATACCTCGCTTGTGGACGCACCAAACGATAGAGTCGGCTCACCGTTTCCATATTGTGAGAAACCACCTCTGGACGGGTTTCCAATACACGGTACAAATTGTCCCATTTGGCTTTGAAGTCGGGAATCAAGGTCTCCAAAGTAGTTGAAGGACTTTGACGGCGAATTTCATTGATTGTTTCTGCCCAAATCGTAGAACCGCCATCTTTGAGTTCATCTCGATTGACCGAGGTAATCACACAATGTTTGACCCCCATCAATCGCACTGCCTCTGCTACCCTGCGGGGTTCGTCTTCATCGTATTCGGGCGGACGACCCGTAGCGACTGCACAAAACGAACAAGAACGGGTACAGACATTTCCCAATATCATAAACGTAGCCGTACCTGCTCCCCAACATTCGCCCATATTTGGGCAGTTGCCGCTTTGACAAATCGTGTGCAGCTTGTGTTCATCCACAATCTTGCGAACATTCTTATAGCTTTGCCCAATGGGCAATTTGACTTTGAGCCAAGAGGGTTTTCTTTGACGTTCTGGTTTTTGGGAAATTACAGGTAGTTCTATCATATCGAATCGAAGACTTAAAACTAAAAATGCAAAGATAAATTATAATGCGGAAACAAGAGGGGAGAAATAAAGTTCTGTAAGCTTGTTTAGATACCTTTTGCTTTCTCCAATACGGGTGCATCCCAAATTGTCGTAAGGTGGTGTCGGTACGCTGTACCTTTTATTGACTCCTTCAATAATGTCTTACAAACAGAGTCGGAGCTACGCTCCTAAGAAATTGCGTATCAGGAGCGTAGCTCCGACCCCGTTTGTAGAGTGTGGAAGATAAAATGTTTTGAGGTGCGTAGCATCGTCACCAGTTGTCAAATAATTTTTCAAAATATGACAATTTGGGATGCACCCTCCAATACTTTTCTTCCTTTTTTCGCCTATTTTTTATATAGAAAAATAACAATTCTTCCTTTATACCTAATTAACAGGCATTAAAAAATTCAATTTACAAAAATAAATATGCGAAACAAGTTATTTAATTATCATTTTTTTATAAATATGCAAAAAAATAATTTCTGATTATCAGAATAATTCACAAAAAAATAAGTTATATTCGTAATAAACAACTTAACTTCTAAAACTTAATTCAGATGATCAATTTTGGACAACCAGGTTTCAGAACAGTTCTTGGCTTTCAGGAATACGAGGTAGAAACGAATGAGAAAGGAACACTTTGGCAAATCATGTTGGACGACAATGATACCTGGAATTATTTCACCTCCGAGAATACACCAAACTTGAAGCGAATAGGGTTGGCAAGTCAAGGGGCTATGCACAATGGAGGGGCAGTAGAGGAAGGCTCTCTACACTTTGAATTTGGCTACTATTTGGCAGCTAACAACAATGAGGACAATTTTATTAAGGTGAATTCTTATATACCTGAAGACGGCGATACTACCAAACCTAAGATGTTTAATTTGGTAAGCGACTTATACAACACATCCAACGACAGAAAGCCCAAAAAAGGAGACATCCTCTTCAATAGTGACCCTAATCCTGGAGAATACAGCGGGTGGATTTGTGTAAGGGATTATGTAGTTAATCCCGTACCTCCAGATACACGAGAAGAATGGATGCCATTTGGGCTTATAGAATCCTAATCAAAAAATATCATCAAAATGTTTAAATTATATATAATAATATTTCTATTATTTGCATTTAACTTTAAAATTCATGCTCAAGGATGGGTAAAAGTTTATGATATAGGGTGGTGGGGCGGTAATTTTTTCAGAGATTCGAGTAAAAATTTTATCATATATGCAGGTGGTCTAATAGTCAAAATTAATAATGAGGGTGAATTATTATGGGTTGAAGCCCCTAGTAACTATCGTTCAAATAATTTTTATTACACTCCCAATAACGAATCCCTCCTCCTCCAAACCAATCTATCCGATTTTCCTAAAAAAGCGGCTGTTACACTTTTGGATACAGATAAAGAAATACAATGGGAATATCAATTGTTGGATTTTCCCTTCCATGAAAATTCTCAGTTTTCCCAAAGCCATGCCCGAGATGCAGTACAGAACGAAGAAGGAGACTATTTTGTTTTTGGAGATAGTTTTGAACACGCTACACTAAGCCCCGTTGAAGGCTATGATTTCCATGTTCCTTTTTTGATCAAACTAAATGCACAGGGTGAACGACAGTGGCTTCATACCTACTGCAATACCCTTCCTCCTTTGGATTACGGTATGCAGAAAAGTTTTGCGATTGAAAACAGTGGAGATGGGGGTTTTGTCTTGATGACCATTGTAGATGACGGTTCTGCCACTCAATATCAATACCCTGGATTTACCAAGGTCAATTCGGCAGGAGAAATGCTTTGGAAACAATATCTTTACTACAAACTAATTATCCCTCAATACAATGGTGTCGAGTACATTATACAATATCCATCTGACAATATGGTCATTACAGCAGCAGGAGAAATTGTCACTGCAGGAATGTCAAGACCCAAAGGAGAATACATAGGGATTCCCTACTTAATGACCCTCAACCCTGACGGTTCTTTGCAGTCTTTTTTGCCTTTGGATATTCCCTTCAATCAAGAATACCTTTACAATATTGAAATACAAGATATTCAACAATATGGAGAGAATTATGTCTTATTATACAATGGTAGAATAATAAACAACCTAAGAATCATTGGACTAGCGGTGATAGATAAAATGGGGAATACATTGCTCAACAAGGTTTACGACAATATGAATACGACAATTACAGGCACGAGGGCAGAAAGCATTATGGTTTTAGAGGAAGGAGGTTTTGCTATTGTTGGAGGAGGATTAGACCTTACCCTTATCAAAACCGACAGCTTAGGAAACTGTTACCCCAACACCCAATTTGATGCTACCGATACAGGCTTGGGTTTGTACCAATTTGACAATCAATCCGAAAATGCCGATAGCTACTTTTGGGAATTTGGAGATAGCAGCACAGATACGACTGCAATGACTTTTCATCAATACCAAGCGATTGGAGTGTATGAAGTTTGTTTGACCGCCACCAACTTATGCGATTCCTTCAAAAAATGCGAAAACATTGAAGTAGCAGAAGTTACCGACATTGAAGCCTACGAATGGGAACAGGGGCTTTTGGTCTATCCCAATCCTGTTCACAACACACCGCTATTTGTGGACATTCCACAGATA
The Chitinophagales bacterium genome window above contains:
- a CDS encoding sugar transferase, translating into MSNLNIIYRKAAKKGVVNPRVESEAEDILFVGINNPQTFLGMTESMDKSEYQITNINNSFKAYTWLENYTNRNYKQPCAIICDLNFLEEDDYLLLSNIQNNKQLSLIPFLLVSDKPASMDSMSALKRGIDDFYAAPFNWEDLKNRIQFLNMFKAERSKLNLTEDKGYEEQTPTSKRAFDILFAVTALIALSPVLLLIAMLIKLESKGKGKVFYSSKRIGSGYKVFDFYKFRSMREGADKELQKLSHLNQYGESGDANENTFVKLKNDPRVTRIGRLIRKTSLDELPQLLNVLFGDMSIVGNRPLPVYEAEQLTKDEWSQRFLAPAGITGLWQVTKRGKDNMSVTERMELDIEYAKRFSLWYDLKIIFKTIPAMFQHEAV
- a CDS encoding response regulator, which encodes MKNKKQVLIIDDDQSTRMLLGCLLSQKYDIATQNNGLEAMAWLGKGNIPDVILLDVNMPRLNGPEFLQNIRTSGFYRDIPVIVVSGIEREKMMRRLYELGTNDFVRKPFKPNELFEKIENVLTLLKPLHYE
- the lipA gene encoding lipoyl synthase is translated as MSQKPERQRKPSWLKVKLPIGQSYKNVRKIVDEHKLHTICQSGNCPNMGECWGAGTATFMILGNVCTRSCSFCAVATGRPPEYDEDEPRRVAEAVRLMGVKHCVITSVNRDELKDGGSTIWAETINEIRRQSPSTTLETLIPDFKAKWDNLYRVLETRPEVVSHNMETVSRLYRLVRPQARYQRSLEQIQRTKDFGLRTKSGFMLGLGEKEEEVYQILEDLKNHGCDVVTIGQYLQPTKHHLEVAEFVHPDIFAKYKEAGLRMGLRYVESGPLVRSSYHAERHLL
- a CDS encoding T9SS type A sorting domain-containing protein, with product MFKLYIIIFLLFAFNFKIHAQGWVKVYDIGWWGGNFFRDSSKNFIIYAGGLIVKINNEGELLWVEAPSNYRSNNFYYTPNNESLLLQTNLSDFPKKAAVTLLDTDKEIQWEYQLLDFPFHENSQFSQSHARDAVQNEEGDYFVFGDSFEHATLSPVEGYDFHVPFLIKLNAQGERQWLHTYCNTLPPLDYGMQKSFAIENSGDGGFVLMTIVDDGSATQYQYPGFTKVNSAGEMLWKQYLYYKLIIPQYNGVEYIIQYPSDNMVITAAGEIVTAGMSRPKGEYIGIPYLMTLNPDGSLQSFLPLDIPFNQEYLYNIEIQDIQQYGENYVLLYNGRIINNLRIIGLAVIDKMGNTLLNKVYDNMNTTITGTRAESIMVLEEGGFAIVGGGLDLTLIKTDSLGNCYPNTQFDATDTGLGLYQFDNQSENADSYFWEFGDSSTDTTAMTFHQYQAIGVYEVCLTATNLCDSFKKCENIEVAEVTDIEAYEWEQGLLVYPNPVHNTPLFVDIPQINEPPTLTLYNSLGQQLSLPQSANALDTSALKVGVYYLQIEVGRETTVRKIVVY